A window of the Desulfotignum phosphitoxidans DSM 13687 genome harbors these coding sequences:
- the mtaB gene encoding tRNA (N(6)-L-threonylcarbamoyladenosine(37)-C(2))-methylthiotransferase MtaB, with product MKTFYIKTLGCKVNQYESDGIAADLEHHGLVRSNKDKSNNVCIINTCAVTSKAAMQSRQAIRKLARDNPDAKIIVTGCHAQTDPDIIRQIDDSFELVCHQDKTRLADHILGAADPSPMRFKPVDHSAANRFHSFETPVFGSMTRAYLKIQDGCDAFCTYCIVPHARGSSVSMPQPLVLNHLNALGRAGFKEVILTGIHAGRYGRDLTPPTTLLDLVKTIEEKRPVDRIRLSSIEPNEIDERLVDLAGPDSLLCDHFHVPLQSGDDDVLKKMKRPYTAKLFKDIICYIHEKHPFAGIGVDTLIGFPTETDDQFENTFSLIEQLPISYLHVFPFSPRKGTPAFSFKPRVPDPVITKRCQRMRELGKQKQAAFIKANQGRPLKAVVQNQTNVRTGRLTAVTSNYLNIYLKKDSTLKGKLVDVVFDRWDNNLNISGEIYHGKGI from the coding sequence ATGAAAACATTTTATATCAAAACGCTGGGATGCAAGGTCAATCAATATGAGTCCGACGGCATTGCCGCGGATCTTGAACACCACGGACTGGTCCGGTCAAACAAAGACAAATCCAATAATGTGTGCATCATCAACACCTGTGCCGTGACATCCAAGGCAGCCATGCAATCCCGTCAGGCCATCCGGAAACTGGCCCGGGACAACCCGGATGCAAAAATCATCGTGACCGGTTGCCATGCCCAGACAGACCCGGATATCATCCGGCAGATCGATGATTCGTTTGAACTGGTCTGTCACCAGGATAAAACCCGCCTGGCAGACCACATTCTTGGGGCTGCTGATCCGTCGCCCATGCGTTTCAAACCCGTAGACCACTCTGCCGCCAACCGGTTTCACAGCTTTGAAACCCCGGTCTTCGGCAGCATGACCCGGGCTTATCTGAAAATTCAGGACGGATGTGATGCCTTTTGCACTTACTGCATTGTGCCCCATGCCCGGGGATCCTCCGTGAGCATGCCCCAACCCCTGGTTTTAAACCATCTGAATGCACTGGGCCGTGCCGGTTTCAAGGAAGTGATTCTTACCGGAATCCATGCGGGCCGATACGGCCGGGACCTGACCCCGCCCACCACTCTGCTGGATCTGGTGAAAACCATTGAAGAGAAACGCCCGGTGGACCGGATCCGGCTGTCTTCCATCGAACCCAATGAAATCGATGAAAGGCTTGTGGATCTGGCCGGACCGGACAGTCTGCTGTGCGATCACTTTCATGTGCCGCTCCAGTCCGGAGACGATGATGTTCTCAAAAAAATGAAACGCCCCTATACGGCAAAATTATTCAAAGACATCATCTGCTATATCCATGAAAAGCACCCGTTTGCCGGAATCGGTGTGGATACGCTGATCGGATTTCCCACGGAAACCGATGATCAGTTTGAAAACACGTTTTCTTTGATCGAGCAACTCCCAATATCTTATCTGCATGTGTTTCCGTTTTCTCCCCGGAAAGGCACACCGGCGTTTTCTTTCAAACCTCGGGTGCCGGACCCGGTGATTACGAAACGGTGTCAGAGAATGCGGGAACTGGGAAAACAAAAACAGGCGGCGTTTATCAAAGCCAATCAGGGGCGGCCTTTGAAAGCCGTGGTACAGAATCAAACCAACGTTCGTACCGGCAGACTCACTGCCGTGACATCCAATTATTTGAATATCTATTTGAAAAAAGACAGCACCCTGAAGGGCAAACTCGTGGATGTTGTCTTTGATCGCTGGGATAACAACCTGAACATATCTGGAGAAATCTATC